One part of the Hippopotamus amphibius kiboko isolate mHipAmp2 chromosome 14, mHipAmp2.hap2, whole genome shotgun sequence genome encodes these proteins:
- the CARS2 gene encoding probable cysteine--tRNA ligase, mitochondrial isoform X5 — protein MAVVAACRAPAPSGQDSSLQSCGPHPAFPALPLRNVYFDLQSRGDKYGRLVGVAPGPMGEPADSDKRHASDFALWKAAKPREPSWASPWGDGRPGWHIECSTIASLVFGSRLDIHSGGIDLAFPHHENEIAQCEAFHQCQQWGNYFLHSGHLHMKGKEEKMSKSLKNYITIKDFLSTASPDVFRLFCLRSSYRSAIDYSDGSMLEARRLLHAAAAFAEDARAYMRGQLAGGPVQEAVLWERLGHTKGAVQAALADDFNTPDAVDAVMDLVHHGNRQLKAAAEEPSGPRSPAVLGAIVSYVEQFFETVGISLAERQCVAGARSPAALRSVVEELVRFRQEVRQFALAAGEAPGEARRRRLLERRPLLEACDALRRDLAAHGVGIKDRSGASTWELLDPRTEDPKPGS, from the exons GCAACGTCTACTTCGACCTGCAGTCGAGAGGCGACAAGTACGGCAGGCTGGTCGGCGTGGCCCCCGGTCCCATGGGAGAGCCAG CTGACTCTGACAAGCGGCACGCCAGTGACTTCGCGCTGTGGAAGGCGGCCAAGCCCCGGGAGCCGTCCTGGGCCTCCCCTTGGGGAGACGGCAGGCCTGGCTGGCACATCGAATGTTCCACCATCGCCAG TTTGGTGTTTGGAAGTCGGCTGGACATCCACTCGGGTGGCATAGATCTAGCGTTTCCACACCACGAGAACGAAATCGCACAGTGTGAGGCCTTTCACCAGTGCCAGCAGTGGGGGAACTATTTCCTACATTCTG ggCATTTGCACATGAAGGGCAAAGAAGAGAAGATGTCCAAATCACTGAAGAACTACATCACGATTAAG GACttcctcagcacggcctccccgGACGTCTTCCGGCTCTTCTGCCTGCGGAGCAGCTACAGGTCAG CCATCGACTACAGCGACGGCTCCATGCTCGAGGCCAGGCGCCTGCTCCACGCCGCAGCGGCCTTCGCGGAGGATGCTCGGGCCTACATGAGGGGGCAGCTGGCGGGCGGCCCCGTCCAGGAGGCCGTGCTGTGGGAGAG GCTGGGCCACACCAAGGGGGCTGTGCAGGCGGCCTTGGCAGACGACTTCAACACACCGGATGCTGTGGACGCCGTCATGGACCTCGTTCACCACGGGAACAGACAGCTGAAGGCGGCCGCCGAG GAGCCCAGCGGTCCCCGGAGCCCCGCCGTGTTGGGCGCCATCGTGTCCTACGTGGAGCAGTTCTTTGAGACGGTGGGGATTTCTCTGGCGGAGCGACAG TGTGTTGCAGGGGCGCGCAGCCCGGCCGCCCTGCGCAGCGTGGTGGAGGAGCTGGTCCGCTTCCGGCAGGAGGTGCGCCAGTTCGCTCTGGCCGCGGGGGAGGCCCCCGGggaggcgcggcggcggcggctgctggaGAGGCGGCCCCTGCTGGAGGCGTGCGACGCGCTGCGCCGGGACCTGGCCGCCCACGGCGTCGGCATCAAG GACAGGAGCGGCGCGTCCACATGGGAGCTGCTGGACCCGAGGACAGAAGACCCCAAACCCGGGAGCTGA